The following DNA comes from Triticum aestivum cultivar Chinese Spring chromosome 3D, IWGSC CS RefSeq v2.1, whole genome shotgun sequence.
TCAGAAGTTTTCGCGTAAATTTAAAACATCCCTTCGAACCTAAAAAGATATACTCTCAAATTGATTATATTTTTCTCTCAAAAACGAATAGCTCAGCCTCTACAACATTGCAacataggatgcacacaaccaacactcTATTAAATAAGTGTAGTACAGTCTGTACGAGTACATATCTGGTGATACGGCTCACAATCTGCTCCGATGCTCCGAGACAGTATGGTTCGTTGGATCTGAACTCTAGGGACAGATTGACTAGCCTCACTTCCTTCTAGCAAAAATATACGGAAGACACCTTGGTTATTCTGCAATTAGGGACAGGTCCCTTCATTCCGTCTTCTCCTGGATTCGATTGCTTCTCAGCGCCCCGTAAAAAACAGTTTTCCCCATCGCCGACGACCACCATGGATGATTTTCGATCGCCACCGGCCGCCGGCAGCCGCAGCTTATTCCTGATCTGCTTTTGTTAGCCTCAATCCTGCATAGACTATTAGACCACCGTGCGCGTGCTGAATTGTACTAGCTCGGATCAGATCAGGCCACGTCGCCGGAAACGGGGAGCAGAGAAGAATCTCTCCCCGCCGCTGCTGGAACCGACCACGTCGCCGGAAACGGGGATCCTACGCAACGAAGGCTGGTAAGCGGCTGATCCTCTCTACAATTCAGCACAATATTGATTAAAAACGGGGACCAGATTTGGCATCATCCTAGCAGATTACTGTTTTTATCCCTTGCATCCTACTTGCGTTGTTCAAAATTAAATGATATCACATTAAACAGTGTCTTCAAGAATGACCATGTTATTTCTATCTTTATTGGCACTCATAATAAAATCAAAAGTTCCATTACAGATATTTTTGAGCAAACAACAAGGGCAGCAGAGTGATATTATGTTTTGTGCCAATGACGGTTGATTAGAGGTTTTCTAAATGTATATCTTGCGATACAAGTAATAGAAGTTATTAGTAAGCTAAAGCCAATCAAAAGCTGGAGCAGTCACACACGAAAATAATGTCAGCAGTCCCAATCGCCAAAAGCTCATGCCATGACGAACCGAAGTGCTAGTATATATTAAGGCCTATGTTAATTCCAAGACAAAGATGACAGTGTCTCAGACCACCCATTTTTGTGAAGGTATATGTTGTTGTTCCTTCAGTAAGAAGTTTCACGAGATGATGCACAACTTTGCAACTACATTGTTTTGCTAGGGATGTATTTGCTTTTCAGGTAACCAGGTCATAATAATTTCGACATGTTTCAGGATGCAGGATAAACCATTGCTTATGCAGTCTACTCTTTGGGGAAGCATGATGTTTGAACCGATGGCGTGCTTCCTTGTAGCATCTGGAAAAATCCATTTGGGTGTGGAAGGTGTTGGCTTCACAGACGATGTGCAAAACAACCAGATGGCTGGCTGCGATTCTGGAGCACAAACACGATCCTTTTGGTATTGTAGTTGTGAGATCAAGGAAAATCATCTGTATTTGCAGTTGACAAGAGTAATGTAATATTAGAGGCAACATGTGCCTTTCAGGTATAGGAGTACCCATGTTTAGTTCAGCAAACAGGAGCTCGAGTTGCTGTTACATATATGTGCGATTCTATGGACAACCTTGTGTTGTGTTTTATCAATCTGGTATGTATGTATGTTGTTAGCTTTACTAGACAACATGCTTCCTAAAGGTGTTACTACTACTGTgaaatttttttgttttgcaaAGTCTTGTTCCTTAACCCTGAGTTGAATGAAATCAGGATGATTTGTTTTGATTGTAGAGATTTTATTTGCTTCGTTTAAAATCTGTTCATTCTTGGTCTTGATATGCAGTCATGTATGTGGCAAACCGTGGTTCAGACAACAATTTTCAGTTCATAAACCTAATTTTGTGAAGACCTACTGCTTTCAGGGGGCAAGAAGCAAAATGTTCCAGGGGCATATGTAAAAGGGTTAATGAATTGATCCTAGCCTTACACTCAGATCTAATGCACCAAGTGGTTCTGGAGCAGCGTAGCATACCAGGGGCCGGAGCACTGGATATTTTCCTcagtctgtattgtgttaaaaaaaagtGCAGTACAACAATGCTGTAAGCAGCGCATGCACGCCGAGCGAGTTTTCAAACAAACGTGTACTGTCTTCGCCGACACTCGTTGCCCCATACTTGAACAGTTGAAGCCAGTGTTATCCTGCTCACTGCTGGAAAACAGGACCAAATGCAAAaccttaagagcatctccagccgttgagccTCCCAGAAGGCATTTTTTCGCCTCCTGAAGGGCTGCCGGCGGATTTTTTTCCTGGGAACGAGAAAATGTCCACTTGTTGGCCCCCCACGCACTTATCCACTCGTCACCGCACGCCTTCGCCTCGCCTGCCGATCGCCGCCTCCGCCCTCGGCCCTCCTACTCGTCGCCCTCGCCACGGCGTTGCTCGCCGCCGCGGACAGCAGCGTGGAATCCATCCCCTTTGCCGGAGATCAGGCACTCCGCCCTGGGCCGCGGCAGGAGCAGGACCAGCGCGGCCCTTGTGTGCAGCGAGCTTGAGCGCGACGGCGAGCGGCGAGACGACGGAGCTGCTGGCCGCGGGCGGGAGGAGGCGCTGCAGCAGCGCGGCGGcgcggagcaggggagggtgccccGGCGGGGCGGGCGACGAGGGGAGCCGGTGATTGACCAATATCTCGCGCGCGCCGCCTCGAGGAGCTCGTCTACCGCCGCCTGGGGCTCCAGATCTCCATCTCCTCCCCCGACGGCGCCTGGTGCGGTGGAGACGGGAAACGGAGAGCTGCGGCTGCGGTGCCGGGACGGAGAGCTGCGACGGGAGCTGCGGGAGCGAGAAGGCGGCCTCCTCCGGCGGGTGGAGAGGGGGCGGGGGCAGGAAGGAGGGGTCGAAGGGCTCGGGCTCCGGTTGTACAGCACCGACGTCGGCTCCGGCGACTTGCTGCCGTGGACGCCGACAATACGCGCTCTTCGGCCAGGGCGAGGGAGCGCGGCGGCCAGCAACgagacggcggcgaggaggcgagCGCGGCGCAGCGCGGCTTCGtgcggagagagagaggagattgaTTTTTTCTGCATGCAAGTGATGGGCTAGCAAAAAAGGAGGAgagaaggaggagagagaggctgactggtggggtaTCTGCATGCATAAAGTATCGCCGGGCGTCCCAAGTGCCCCCGGGAGCCTGGGTTTTGGTTGCGGTCGCCGGCGCCGTTTTTGCCCAAATCCGGCAAAAAACGTGGTCGTGGGGGCCTAACTGGGAGCATTTTTTGCTGCCGGCGTAAAAAGAGTGCTTGGGGGGCCTTCCTGGGAtgggtggagatgctctaaccatATATCCACAGTTCCACACACGTGTGCAcaaacatatttaaaaaaaatatttgcaaaaaataacaattattttaggccaactccaccgctaGACCCCAAACGGATGCATGTCCGCGTCCATTTGGGTAGCGAAAAGGGTGGACGTCCGGGGGGCGGACGGTCGACCGACGCATCTGCGTCCAATGCACAAAAGAGGCCCCCAACCCCAACTGGTCTGTCCCGGACGCGCCGCTCGCCCCGCCTCGCCACGGCTCGCGCCGGCCCGTCTCGCCGCAGCTCGCCCCACCTCGCTGTGCTACCCGCTCCGCCCGCGGCGACGAGATGCGGTGACGGCGCGTGGACGAGAGGAACCAGAGTGGGCGCGCGGAAGCAGAGCGGGCGCGCGCGCGGGAGCAGAGCGAgcgtgcgcggcgggcggcggcgggctcgcgGGGCGGCGACACGAGCGCGGGGCGAGCGGGCGTGCATGTTGGACAGGGGTAGTAGGGAGGCAGCGGCTGATTTGTGGGCCAGTTAGCGGACGCAGCGGACGAGAGGAACCAGCGCCAGCGTCCGTGCATGTCCAATTTGCCCCATTTCTTGCTCCAATTTGCTCCAGGTTTAGGGTTGGGCCGGATAAAAACGGACGTCTGCGGACGACTTATCCGTTTGGGTCTGCCTGTTGAGTGCACTTTTTGCCCCAAATAGACATTTGCGGACGATTGGGTcctgcggtggagttggccttagtatCTTGGAATTACAAAGTTGCAGTCGGTGAGCCGTGTACACGTACAGAACGGACTTCAATTTTGTGGGATTCAATCAATAATTAATACAAATACATCAAATCAACATCATTGGCCTGTACTTTTAGCCTACTAGTACTAAGTAAGGTATGAAGCTAGGATTCTTCCTTAAACCCTTCCCCATGCGGCATGATCCAAATCTAGGCAGGTATACAATGCACGTAATTAAGTACAGCAGAGAGCTCCCCCTCACATGTCCTTGTCGATTTCGGGCAGCTGCACGGGGTAGCGGGCGACGCACTCGGCCCACGGCCCGTCGGCGTCGCCGGCCGGCTTGACGCACTCCCACGAGACACTGTTGCAGTCGAACCCGGCACCGAAGGAGATCATCCACACCCTGTCGTCCTTCTTCATCCGGCCCTTGGCTTCCAGGTACGCTAGCTCGTACAGGACCGAGCTGCTGGACGTGTTGCCGAACCTGTGCAGCGTCATCCGCGACGCCTCCACGTCGTCGTCGGAGAGGCCGAGGCCGTCCTGCACCTCGTCGATCACTCCACGCCCGCCCGCGTGAATGCAGATGTGCTCGAACGCAGTGCGGAAGTCCGGGCGATACAGCCTCACCTTGGCGCGCCCTCTGAGGAGCCTCCGTTTGAGCAGGGACAGCGCGACGAGGAGCTGCTCCGTGGCCGGCAGGACGAGGGGCCCGAAAGCCGCGATGTTGTTCTTGAGCGCGTAGCCGGCGGTGGTGGCGAGGTCCTTGGAGAGGCGGATGCCGGTGTTCCCCTTGTCGTCCTCCTCCTGGAACACGCAACGGTAGTCGGCGTCCCGTGCGGCGGTGACGGTGCGCACCACACGACGGAGACGAAACCGCGCCTCACTCGGGGAGTTGGAGAGGATCATGGCCGCGGCGCCCATGCGAAAGAGGCAGTTGGGCAGCAGCATCGCACGCTCCGTGCCGACGTAGTACTGCGACGAGAGGATCTCCGTGGACACTATCAGCACGCGCGTGCCTGCCGGCGCCACCTGGAGGATTTTCCTGGCGAGGCCGACCGAGACGAGCCCAGCGCTGCACCCCATCCCCGACAGGTTCATGATCTTCACGTCGGAGCGGAGCTTGTACTTGTTGACGACCATGTCGGCAAACACCGGAACCGGCGTGAAGATGCTGCAGTTGACGATGAGCACGTCGATGTCGGCTGGCTTGATCGCGGCCGTCTTGGCGAACACGTCGTCGACGGCGGCGAAGATGACCAGCTCGGCCTCGTCCCGGGACGCCTTGAGGCTGCGGTCCGGGGGCATGTAGTGGTACGCGTCCGGCACGCATGTCTCCTCGCCGAGCCCGGAGCGCTCGAGCAGCCGCATCGCGAAGGCGACGCTCTCCTCGTCGACGAGGTACGGCATGAGGTGCGCATGCTCCAGACACGTGGCGAACGGCGTGCGGTAGCAGGGCTTGGGCCGGAAGCAGCCGTACTCCACGAGGTACACATCCCGCAGCCGCCGCATGCGCCGCATCTTCTCCAGGGCCGCCGCCAGGATCACCGCCATGAAGACGTAGACACGCGGCAAGGCGAGCATCTGCTCTAGGATCTCTTCGAGGCGAACGGGCCACGCCTTCCCAACCACGGCGGCAGCGACGGCCACCGCAAAGACCCCCAAGAAGTTGTCCACGACAAGTCGGCTCACCATCATGATGACGTGAGGTGACGAGCCCATCGCGTGTATGTGCTCTTACTCGTAGTAGGACACTAGGACTAAAACTGAACAAATGTGATGTGAGCGTGGAGAGGCCGTGGTGGGGTTTAAAAGGCGCGCGAGACGTGGGCATTTCCGGAAGCGAGGACAATTTCTATGGGTAGAAGTGTACGACTAAAATGGGGCCGGAGCAGCGGCGCAACCGGCAACTGCCAGCGAGTAGTTTAAATGCGTTGCCCaacacagaaaagaaaaagaaccgGCCGGCCGTCACACAGGTCCACTTTTCTCCGAGTGACTTGCAATTTCAGGATTTACATTACATCGTCAGCTGCTTCTGCTTCCTATACGGGCTGGCTACGACGATGGTCACTAAAGAGCATCATTGTCATTCATGCATGATTGTCTCTACTAATTCACTTAAGCTATATGTAAGTCCTGAATTTTAAATTTGGGCCAGTCAATTTTTCGGCCGATGATTCTTACTCTAAGATTCGTGCTGTTTTCTTTTCTCGGCTGTTCTTTGAGCTGGGTTGGGCTATTTTTTTGACTGACTTGGTCAATCGAGTTGCTATTGGGCTGAAGCCCATTACCTGTACCCTCCAGCACATCCCTCTTTCCCTTtgttttttctctgtttttcaGTTTTTATGTGTTTGTCCTGTTATTTTTTTATTTACTTTattagtgaaggaaatattccctagaggcaataataaagttgttatttatatttccttatatcataataaatgtctattattcatgctagaattgtattaaccggaaacttagtacatgtgtgaatacatagacaaacacagtgtcactagtatgcctctacttgactagctcgttgatcaaagatggttgagtttcctagccataaacatgagttgtcatttgattaacgggatcacatcattagagaatgatgtgattgacttgacccattccgttagcttagcatttgatcgtttagtatattgctattgctttcttcatgacttactagtagagtgcccgtgcgttgccacgggctcttgaaaaaGTTTGCAAGAGTTACATGTTAAATTTCACACATACAAACAATATAACAGAAACATAATTATTTAATAACTGAAGTCCATTTTTGTAATGTAAATTGATAACATAAAGAAAAATTAACGACATGTCCATGTAACAAACTGAGCGATGTTCCAACTAAACATCTATTACAAAACTATTCATATCTACatgatgcgcttaagaaattctttcacaatatccGGTAAGTTTCctttagcttcattcccacgatggtttagcaagtataataaaaactgcTTCCTCAGTTCATACCCATCCTGCACAAACGCATACATGTAGTTAGTATGAAGGAGAAGCCCAAGGTCTTAAAACATGTAACGGACAATACTCACCGCGCAAATCGGCTTGACCAAATCTTCACCGTTGaaccagagcataaaatgaaaaacaaaatagccagacaAATTCCTGCAAAACTTTaaattaacaatgtaaataataTAGTGATAACAAAAGTAAATGTTTTTGTTATGAAATCATTACCCTTCTATACTCGTTGGAACACCGGACGAAAATAAACATTGCCATTTAGATAGATCATAATTCCAACCAGGcagctttatttcgagtgcttctttgaaatcccttgcaAAACCTTTTGATTTTAgtgcatgcctcaaacttttctcctctaacgattgtgatgtttgaataggatCCATAATATATATAGACCACATGACTCTTTGTCGATGACGTACAAGATGTATCGGccgatggatgcatagggaagataaatctacaagtggagctattagaaacaacaataaaccatgataacaatcaACAAAatactttacttaccttgttgcacGATGAGATGTCGTTGCCCATTTCAGGCCAGctatcaaataatgttgccaaCGTCTGGATAGTTTCCTTCTCGCAAAATTTCTGACCTCGTGTTGACTCTAGCAGCATGGACTAAGTAAAAAAGAAATATTGTTTCAACATGTTGATACTAATGACACATAGAATGAAGAGTTAAGATAActtacacaaaatcgtagatccATGTAGTGCACAGAAGGGTCTGTGAACAATACTCCCTCGTCACATGCCAGCATACGCACGGCTGTGTTGAAGCAGTCATTGTCCATGGTCTGCTCCATGTTAAGTATGCACTGAAGTTTCTTAAGACTTAAGCCCATTGGATCGGGTGTCGAGCTCCGGACCCATACCTTCCTATAAATTGGATGATATGAAGAACAATACTATAAATCCGCACATTAAATATTGATAAATGATACTTACTCCAAACATCCGGCATCATCGATAGACATGATGTAGTTGCAGAGGCCGGCAAGTAATTCACGTTGGTCCGTGGGTATGATAGTGACTGGGGCAGGACGTTTGTCTTTGACTACGTCAGATGGATTCTCCAGGATCTCGAGATCAGAATTAGCTAAAGTTTCTTCGTTGTCAGGTTGATGGTATATGGGATCTCCTTTTAGCTTATTCAGCTCTGAATCGAGCAAAATGACAGCTAATTTTTGTCAAAAATGTTTCATATCCGCCTACAAAATATATATAAAAACATTTTATATAATATTTTGAGATAAAATAACGAGATAATGTATAAAATGAAATACATGGGTGAACGTGTCTGACAGTCCATGTGATGTCCAGTATTCCATATAATTTAGCATAAACAGTCCACATGATGCGCTATAATATTATAAAACGATCCTTTACAACACCACACAAATAAATCAAATAAACAAACCATTGTAACAAGTGCTTACCCATCGGTTTGTATTGCCTCATGAAACTGCTCTACAACCGTCCATTTTGTAACATTCAGATCGGGCCACTTATGACCTCTGATAAAATCCGGACTATGCTCTACAAGTTTTAGACGCTTCTCGAGTCCTACTAACTattttatatatgagaaatattaGGGATCAAGGCAAACAAAACATATGTTAAGATGAGTAAAAAAAATATAGTTACCGTAGTAGCAAGGTCATTGCGTTTGACCCGAGAACCAAGTGAGTCCAATACTTGAATCTCACGTTTTTTGGCATTGGCGACTGCTAGATACCAATGGTAGCCCgacatgttaatcggaatgaataACTGGTGTAACATCATACAAGTCACGATCGCAATTAGATATAAATATTAATAAATCATTAATAATATGAATTAAATAAAAACAATCCATAATTATATGCATGGATAACGAGACAAAAACTAACCATATCTTGCGGTAGATAAGTATTAACATGATGCACGATGAGGTGATATTTTGATGGGTCTATGTCTCTTTCTCCGTCTTCCTTTATCTGGCCAGATACAAACGTGCTAACAATTTCTACCTTTTCATCCGCCCTGAATTTTAGATGGTCGTGAGCAAGCATGCAATATATGTAAGCATTTATCACCTGTAATCAAGATTTACATTATATTGACAATTTATGATATTATATTTTGTTCAAATTATTAATTACAAAGTTTGTGCATTTGGTCTTACACCATCATGTAAGAACATATCATCTTTCATAAGGCATTCCAAATCGTCGGTTGATAACAAGGCATCTCCAATGTCCACGAACTGGGTATTCTTGGGGGCAGACTTGATTGATTCGATGACTGTAATATCTCTAGGGGTACAAACATAGTCTGTCGAATTCATAAAAAATTGAGCCAACTTAGCAATCAAAATGAGCAAAAATTAGTTGAATACAAAAGGCAATATCACAAAAAAAGATTGATAATGATACTAAAAAAATACCTTGTGGCAGAACATGTAAATTGGCATCCTTTTTTGGTTTGTTATGAGATATAACCTCTTCGACATTTTTATGTTGTGAATTTTCGTCCACTTTCAACGACATCGCATCTGAACCCTCAGTGTATTGTTTCCGTGCATCTCGAAAGTCCATATCCATGTCTCCTGTATTctgaaataaaataataataaaaagtagACCTTATGTATTATCATCTATAAGATACATACAGAGGAAGGTTAGCTATACGCACCTCTTCTCATGATGTTTCCGCGTGGTCTGTCATCGTTGCATCAGTGCGTATGTCGGAACCCATCAATTTATATCTATGGTGAAATATAATTAATAGTTTTTACTGCATCATAAAATTATATAAAAGATATAATAAAACTCAATGTgaaactaacacaaatgttttctATGCTaaaaaagcatttggttttattaGAAAAATACGCTGCTTAAATCATTTTACTAACACAACATTTGGGGGAAAACAACAAACTATAATGTTCATATATAAGTAAGTAGGGGTCTGAAATTGCTTAAATTATTTTAAATTAATTGTATAGGCTATGGAAAATtgtcaaacaaaaaaacaaaataaaccaACATTAACCAAGTATATTTCTTTTTTCTACTATTGTTTTAATATTTATTTTTATAAAccatgcttatatatatatatatatatatatatatatacatatttgtATATTTTGCGAGGTATGTATACTGTAAATATATATGTTATTTTGTGAGGTataaaaataatgaaaaaaattcaTCGCAGCACTAATAACAACTATACCATGAtgaaatatatgaaaaatgatattTCCTACTGCATCATataattatatataatatataataaaaataaaagtgaaaataaCACAACTTTTTTTATGCAAAAAAGAAACCTAATTGATATTATTAGAAATATATGTTGTTTAAATAAATGTCCTACCCCATAAAAATTCGGGAAAAACAACTAACTATAATGTTCTTACATAAGTAAGTAGTCATCTgaaaattattttaattatttatgTAGGCTATGGAAATCTAtccaacaaaagaaaataaaacatgcaaacaaaccTTCTTCAACCAAGTATATTTGTGTTTTCTATTATTTACCCCCCACTTATTTTTGTTATGATACCCTTGGTTTATTTAATAAGTATAAAAAATTTATATTTTTATGAAGCATGTatattattatacacttttattgaTTTTGCGAGGTATGTATAGTTTTTATATCTATATGCACAGTTTTTTTTGATCCACAGTATTACACAGGGCCAGATAAGGCTGGGCCAGGCCCAGCACAAGTGCATCACAGGCGACGGCCCACGTCCGCACGCGACGGCACACCTCCCCCGCGCGACGGCCCACCTCCCCAGCGCGACGGCACACCTCCCCCGCCTCCCACATAACTCATGGCCACCTACCCCGCCGCAAACCTTATCCCATTCACTCCTCACCCACTCACTTCAACGACCCCTttcccctccgccgccgcatcgccgcgcGCATCCACGAGCTGGCGGCCGCGCTCCTCCGCCCGCCCTTGCCGCATCAGTCCCCTCCCCGCTCCTCTCCACTCACTCG
Coding sequences within:
- the LOC123079091 gene encoding 3-ketoacyl-CoA synthase 6-like, with the protein product MGSSPHVIMMVSRLVVDNFLGVFAVAVAAAVVGKAWPVRLEEILEQMLALPRVYVFMAVILAAALEKMRRMRRLRDVYLVEYGCFRPKPCYRTPFATCLEHAHLMPYLVDEESVAFAMRLLERSGLGEETCVPDAYHYMPPDRSLKASRDEAELVIFAAVDDVFAKTAAIKPADIDVLIVNCSIFTPVPVFADMVVNKYKLRSDVKIMNLSGMGCSAGLVSVGLARKILQVAPAGTRVLIVSTEILSSQYYVGTERAMLLPNCLFRMGAAAMILSNSPSEARFRLRRVVRTVTAARDADYRCVFQEEDDKGNTGIRLSKDLATTAGYALKNNIAAFGPLVLPATEQLLVALSLLKRRLLRGRAKVRLYRPDFRTAFEHICIHAGGRGVIDEVQDGLGLSDDDVEASRMTLHRFGNTSSSSVLYELAYLEAKGRMKKDDRVWMISFGAGFDCNSVSWECVKPAGDADGPWAECVARYPVQLPEIDKDM